The following proteins come from a genomic window of Macadamia integrifolia cultivar HAES 741 chromosome 14, SCU_Mint_v3, whole genome shotgun sequence:
- the LOC122061965 gene encoding F-box/kelch-repeat protein At1g55270-like isoform X1 produces MMFPLCLECLKLGKYQFSGVTKGHMATESTGKKYMISARSHQISLFWNSEMGDKSEILNLVCHLLCYLVVDSVSCYCRVDSGLKTVAGARKFVPGSRHCIQPDIKTHAHKTKNSRRERSRVQPPLLPGLPDDLAIACLIRVPRVEHRKLRLVCKRWYKLLAGNFFYSMRKNLGMAEEWVYVIKRERDGKISWHAFDPTYQLWQPLPPVPVEYSEALGFGCAVLSGCHLYLFGGKDPHKGSMRKVIYYSARTNKWHRAPEMLRKRHFFGSCVINNCLYVAGGECEGIQRTLRSAEVYDPNRNRWTFIADMSAAMVPFIGVVYNGKWFLKGLGSHREVMNEAYIPETNSWASVNDGMVAGWRNPSISLNGKLYALDCRDGCKLRVYDGATDSWNKFIDSKLHLGSSRALEAAALVPLNGKLCIIRNNMSISLVDVSSPDTHVESNPHLWETIAGKGHFRTLVTNLWSSIAGRSGLKSHIVHCQVLQA; encoded by the exons atgatgtttccattgtgtttagaatgcCTAAAATTGGGTAAATACCAATTTTCAGGGGTAACAAAAGGCCATATGGCTACCGAGTCGACcggaaaaaaatacatgatctcggcgagatctcaccagatctctcttttttggaacAGTGAGATGGGGGAcaagagcgagatcttaaaccttgtgTGTCATCTCTTATGCTATTTGGTG GTGGATTCTGTGTCGTGCTATTGCAGAGTAGATTCAGGCTTAAAAACAGTTGCCGGGGCGAGGAAATTTGTTCCAGGATCGAGACATTGTATACAGCCTGATATCAAGACTCATGCACACAAGACCAAGAACTCCCGCAGGGAAAGGAGCAGAGTCCAGCCTCCCCTTTTGCCTGGCCTTCCTGATGATCTTGCCATTGCATGTCTGATCCGGGTTCCACGTGTTGAGCACAGAAAGCTCCGTCTAGTCTGTAAGAGATGGTATAAGCTTCTTGCTGGTAACTTCTTTTACTCAATGAGGAAGAACCTGGGAATGGCAGAGGAGTGGGTCTATGTTATCAAACGAGAACGTGATGGGAAGATTTCATGGCATGCTTTTGATCCTACCTACCAGCTCTGGCAGCCGCTTCCCCCTGTTCCTGTGGAATATTCTGAAGCCCTTGGATTTGGGTGTGCAGTTCTGAGTGGCTGTCATCTCTATTTATTTGGGGGCAAAGACCCACATAAAGGATCTATGAGAAAGGTTATCTACTACAGTGCCCGGACAAACAAATGGCACCGGGCACCAGAGATGCTCCGGAAACGCCATTTCTTTGGTTCTTGTGTGATTAATAACTGCCTATATGTGGCTGGTGGAGAATGTGAAGGGATCCAAAGAACCTTGCGGTCAGCTGAAGTTTATGATCCAAACAGGAACAGGTGGACCTTTATCGCCGATATGAGCGCAGCAATGGTGCCCTTCATTGGGGTTGTTTACAATGGGAAGTGGTTCCTAAAGGGGCTTGGTTCTCACCGTGAGGTCATGAATGAAGCCTACATTCCTGAAACCAATAGCTGGGCCTCAGTTAATGATGGGATGGTTGCAGGTTGGCGCAACCCCAGCATCTCTTTAAATGGGAAGCTCTATGCATTGGACTGCAGGGATGGTTGTAAGCTACGAGTATATGATGGAGCCACAGATTCATGGAACAAGTTCATAGACAGTAAGCTCCACCTTGGAAGCTCACGGGCCCTGGAGGCTGCTGCACTTGTCCCCTTGAATGGGAAGCTTTGCATCATCCGCAACAACATGAGCATCAGCCTGGTTGATGTTTCTAGCCCTGATACACATGTAGAGAGTAACCCTCATCTATGGGAGACTATTGCAGGGAAAGGCCACTTTAGGACTCTTGTCACCAACTTATGGTCTAGTATTGCAGGTCGAAGTGGTTTGAAGAGTCACATCGTGCATTGTCAGGTGCTTCAGGCATGA
- the LOC122061965 gene encoding F-box/kelch-repeat protein At1g55270-like isoform X2, which yields MEVVETSSNVERGVRIQAPLVDSVSCYCRVDSGLKTVAGARKFVPGSRHCIQPDIKTHAHKTKNSRRERSRVQPPLLPGLPDDLAIACLIRVPRVEHRKLRLVCKRWYKLLAGNFFYSMRKNLGMAEEWVYVIKRERDGKISWHAFDPTYQLWQPLPPVPVEYSEALGFGCAVLSGCHLYLFGGKDPHKGSMRKVIYYSARTNKWHRAPEMLRKRHFFGSCVINNCLYVAGGECEGIQRTLRSAEVYDPNRNRWTFIADMSAAMVPFIGVVYNGKWFLKGLGSHREVMNEAYIPETNSWASVNDGMVAGWRNPSISLNGKLYALDCRDGCKLRVYDGATDSWNKFIDSKLHLGSSRALEAAALVPLNGKLCIIRNNMSISLVDVSSPDTHVESNPHLWETIAGKGHFRTLVTNLWSSIAGRSGLKSHIVHCQVLQA from the exons ATGGAGGTAGTTGAAACTTCTTCGAATGTGGAAAGAGGGGTCCGTATTCAAGCTCCACTG GTGGATTCTGTGTCGTGCTATTGCAGAGTAGATTCAGGCTTAAAAACAGTTGCCGGGGCGAGGAAATTTGTTCCAGGATCGAGACATTGTATACAGCCTGATATCAAGACTCATGCACACAAGACCAAGAACTCCCGCAGGGAAAGGAGCAGAGTCCAGCCTCCCCTTTTGCCTGGCCTTCCTGATGATCTTGCCATTGCATGTCTGATCCGGGTTCCACGTGTTGAGCACAGAAAGCTCCGTCTAGTCTGTAAGAGATGGTATAAGCTTCTTGCTGGTAACTTCTTTTACTCAATGAGGAAGAACCTGGGAATGGCAGAGGAGTGGGTCTATGTTATCAAACGAGAACGTGATGGGAAGATTTCATGGCATGCTTTTGATCCTACCTACCAGCTCTGGCAGCCGCTTCCCCCTGTTCCTGTGGAATATTCTGAAGCCCTTGGATTTGGGTGTGCAGTTCTGAGTGGCTGTCATCTCTATTTATTTGGGGGCAAAGACCCACATAAAGGATCTATGAGAAAGGTTATCTACTACAGTGCCCGGACAAACAAATGGCACCGGGCACCAGAGATGCTCCGGAAACGCCATTTCTTTGGTTCTTGTGTGATTAATAACTGCCTATATGTGGCTGGTGGAGAATGTGAAGGGATCCAAAGAACCTTGCGGTCAGCTGAAGTTTATGATCCAAACAGGAACAGGTGGACCTTTATCGCCGATATGAGCGCAGCAATGGTGCCCTTCATTGGGGTTGTTTACAATGGGAAGTGGTTCCTAAAGGGGCTTGGTTCTCACCGTGAGGTCATGAATGAAGCCTACATTCCTGAAACCAATAGCTGGGCCTCAGTTAATGATGGGATGGTTGCAGGTTGGCGCAACCCCAGCATCTCTTTAAATGGGAAGCTCTATGCATTGGACTGCAGGGATGGTTGTAAGCTACGAGTATATGATGGAGCCACAGATTCATGGAACAAGTTCATAGACAGTAAGCTCCACCTTGGAAGCTCACGGGCCCTGGAGGCTGCTGCACTTGTCCCCTTGAATGGGAAGCTTTGCATCATCCGCAACAACATGAGCATCAGCCTGGTTGATGTTTCTAGCCCTGATACACATGTAGAGAGTAACCCTCATCTATGGGAGACTATTGCAGGGAAAGGCCACTTTAGGACTCTTGTCACCAACTTATGGTCTAGTATTGCAGGTCGAAGTGGTTTGAAGAGTCACATCGTGCATTGTCAGGTGCTTCAGGCATGA
- the LOC122060999 gene encoding uncharacterized protein LOC122060999 codes for MANFRRIISATTLTLSLISLLSTINLSLAVPDDVFDLLPEFGLPKGLIPNAVKSFSITDDGEFEVELDRTCYVQFNELVYYDKKITGRLSYGAVSDVTGIQAKKFFVWVPVTGIKAKPNSDLIEFYVGILSEEFPAEQFQTIPVCKSKAYANPLETVLESYVSEV; via the exons ATGGCGAATTTTCGTAGAATTATCTCTGCAACTACTCTAACCCTTTCTCTGATTTCTCTGTTATCGacaatcaatctctctcttgcTGTTCCAGATGATGTCTTCGATCTCCTTCCTGAATTCGGTCTTCCAAAGGGCCTCATTCCGAACGCCGTGAAATCCTTCTCGATTACCGATGATGGAGAATTCGAGGTGGAGCTTGATCGCACCTGCTATGTTCAGTTCAATGAACTCGTGTATTACGATAAGAAGATCACTGGAAGATTGAGCTACGGTGCTGTTTCTGATGTTACCGGTATTCAGGCTAAGAAATTTTTCGTCTGGGTTCCTGTTACCGGAATCAAAGCCAAACCCAACTCGGATTTAATTGAATTCTATGTTGGGATTTTGTCGGAGGAGTTCCCAGCTGAGCAGTTTCAGACTATTCCCGTTTGTAAGAGCAAAGCGTATGCGAATCCACTGGAGACAGTACTAGAATCTTATGTTTCAGAG GTGTAA